In the genome of Paenarthrobacter ilicis, the window CAGTCAGCACGGCAATGCGGGACGCATTCGCAGCGGCGGTCTGCGCGAAGGCGTCCAGGATGGTGGGCCACGGAACGTCGAGTTTCGTGGCGGAGCTGTGTGCCAGTACTTCTGCATGCTGGCTTGGGGTCTGAATACGCAAGCGGTCCAGTGTCACGGCAGGGTGGTCGGCAAACTGCCCGGCAACCAGCGTGAACCCTTCAACAAGCCGCTCCACGGTGCTCCGGCTGAAGAGCGCGGGGTTGTAGGCCAGCGAGCCGGAGATGCCGGCGCTGGCCGTTTCGGCCAGGTCCAGGAGGAGATCGAACTTTGCCCCGCCCGGCTCCCTTCCCATGTCCGCAGTGGCTTCAAGGCCTTCCATGGACAGCGACGCGTCGGGGGTATTTTGCAGCGTCAGCATCACCTGGAACAGGGGATGGCGGTTGCGCGATCGCGTGGGGTTGAGTTCTTCCACGACGCGCTCGAAAGGGGCGTCCTGGTTTCCGTAGGCGTGCAGGTTGGTGTACCGGACGCTTTCCACCAGCTCGGATGCGGTGGGGTTGCCGGACGTGTTGGTCCGCAGCACCAGGGTATTGACGAAGAAGCCCACCAGTTCGTTGAGTTGCGTGTCGGTGCGGCCTGCCACCGGCGTGCCCAGCGGGATGTCCTCTCCAGCGCCCGACTTTGTCAGCAGCGCAGCAAGCGCGGCCTGGAGCACCATGAAGAGGCTCGCATTCTGCTTCCTCGCCAGAGCGTTCAGGCCCGCCGTGGTGCGGGCGTCCAGTTCCAAGGGAATCGACGACGCCGGGAGGTCGCCTTCGCGGGTTCCGCGCGGGAAGTCGTAGGGCAGCTGGAGTTCCTCCGGAGATCCCTTGAGCTCGCGGGCCCAGAATTCCAATTGCCGTGAAATGGGGCTGGACGGATCCTCTTCCTGTCCCAGGGCTTCGCGCTGCCACAAGGTGTAGTCGGCGTACTGGACAGGCAGCTCGTTGGAGGGAGCTTCCGTTCCGTTCAGCCGGGCAGTGTAGGCCTCGGAGAGATCACGCGCCAGCGGAGCCAGGGACCATCCGTCCGCGGCCACATGGTGCAACGTGATGGCCAGGACGTGGTGGTCCGGCGCCAGTTGGAACAGGACCGTACGGACCGGGAGTTCCCCGGTGATGTCGAAGCCGCGCTGGGTTTCTGCCTGCAAGGCCCGGTCCAGGTTCTCCTCATCGCACTGCACGGCCAGAAGTTTGGCGGGCATGGCTCCCGGCGGCAGGATCTCCTGGCGCGGTTCACCGTTGGACCACGGGAAAATGGTGCGAAGCGTCTCGTGGCGGTCCACAATATCCGTGAGCGCACCCTCCAGGGCACCCACCTCCAAACGGCCCTTCAACGTCAGCACAATGGGAATGTTGTAAGCACCCGACTGGTGATCCAGACGGTTCAGGAACCACAGCCTGCGTTGGGCAAAGGACAGCGGGATGGTGTCCGGCCGCTCCGTCGCACTCAGCACAGGAGCGCCTGTTCCGTCGCTGTCCAACGCCGCGGCGAGTCCCGCCACCGTGGGCTCTTCGAAGATGGTGCGCAGGGCAGGAGCTGAACCTGTGGCGTCGCGCAGGTACGCGGCGAGGCGTGTGGCCAGCAGGGAGTGGCCGCCCAGCTCAAAGAAATCGTCCTCAAGTCCAACGGATTCCAGGCCCAGGATTTCGCGGAAAGCATCAGCCACCACACGCTCGGCCGGTGTGCGCGGCGCACTGGTTGCGGCCTCGGGTTCCGGCGTTGGCAGGGCGCGGGTGTCCAGCTTGCCGTTTGCTGTCAGGGGTATGGAGTCGATGGCGATCACCGCTGCGGGCACCATGTAGTCCGGCAGCGCCCTGCGGGCCTCTTTACGGATGGCTGCGGAGTCCAGGGCTGTGCTGCCCCCGGATTCCTGTTCCGGGTGGGAGGCGGTGACGTAGGCGAGCAGCTGGTCGTAGCCGGCTTTGTTCTTGGTCACCGTCACCGCGGCTTGGGCCACCCCTTCCATGCCGCGGAGGACCTCTTCGATTTCCGCCAGTTCAATCCGGAACCCCCGGATCTTCACCTGCTGGTCCATCCGGCCAAGGAATTGCAGGGTCCCATCGTCCAGGCGGCGCACCACGTCCCCTGTGCGGTACATGCGTGTGCCGTCCAGCGCGAAGGGATCGGCCACGAATTTACCTGCGCTGAGCCCAGGCTGGTCAAGGTAGCCGCGTGCGAGGTTGGGACCGGCGACGTACAGCTCCCCGATGGCATTGGTGGGGACAGGGTTGAGGCCCGAGTCCAGGATGTAGTGCCGGCTGTTGGCCACCGATCCACCCAAGGTGACGTCCGTGCCGGGTTCCATCACAGCGGTCAGCGAGTCCACAGTGGTTTCAGTGGGACCGTAGAAGTTGTAGGCCACCACGCCCTCATGGGCGGCCAACTCACGCCATGTTGCCGGGTCCACGGCTTCGCCACCCAGAGCCACCACGGAGGGGTGGGAGTCCTGGTCGAAAAGGCCGCCGGCCAGCAGCGCCTTGGCAAATGACGGCGTGGTTTCAATCGAATCGATTCGCTCCCTGGCCAGGAACAAGCTCAGGGCCTCGGGATCGCGCCGTGTCTGGTTGTCCACCATGTGCAGCTCATGCCCAGCGAGGAGCCACAGGATGGGATCCCAGGACGCATCGAACGACAATCCCGCGGTGTGGGCCACCCGGAGGCTGCGGCCCAGCCGCGATGCGGCAGGATCAAAAATCCTGTCCCGATGCGAGGTCAGCAGGTTCAGCAGGGCCAGGTGTTCCACACCCACGCCTTTGGGGCGGCCTGTGGAGCCGGAAGTGAAGATCACGTACGCAAGATCATGCTGGCCGGCTACGGGCGCCGGCGGGGCCGGGTCCTTGCTGTCCAGCTCTGCCGACACCACGCTGGAATCCAGTACAGTCACGGGCACACTGGTGCGGGGGCGTCCCTGGTCACTCAACGAAGTCTCTGTCAGCAGAAGAACCGGCGCGGCATCCACCAGCATGCCCTCTACCCGGCCCGCCGGGTAGTCCGGATCCAGGGGAACATAGGCGGCGCCCGCCTTCAGGATGGCCAGGATAGCAACGGGCAGCAGGACGCTGCGGTCCAACCTGACGGCCACCGTGCTCCCGGGCTTGGCGCCGCGCTCGCGGAGAAAGCGGGACAGTTGGTTGGAGCGCTGTTCCAGTTCGGCAAAGCTCAGGCGTCCGTCAGCAGCCACTACGGCAGTTCTCCCAGGTGAGGCCGAGGCCGCGGCCTGGAACTCTTCCACAACCGTGTGGCCCGGCAGGTCCATCGACTCTGCGTCGCCCTCGGCCAGCAGGGAGCGTTCCTCCGACGTCGACGTCAGTGACAGTGCCGCCGTCGGATTTTCCGGGTTGGCCAAAAGCTCGCCAAGAAGCCGGACAAAGCGCGTCAGGTGCTTGTCCAGGTCTGCTTGGGTGTAGAGGCCCGCGTTGGCGGCGAACTGCACAGTGACGCCGTCGGAGGCGTTGTTCCCGAGGCCATGGACAATGACGGACAGGTCGTCAATGGGGCCGGTGGACAGGATGTGCATGGTGCCGGTGGCTTCACCGAAAGCGATGTCGTCCAGAACCGGAAGGATATTCACCGATGGTCCCAGGTAGCTGCCCTGTCCGGTCATGGACTCGTAGCGGGTCCTTTGATGGATCAGGGCTCCACGCAGCTTGCCGCCCGTGGTGGCCACCATGTCCTGGACGGTGGCTCCGGGGTTGATGTCCAGCCGGATGGGGACAATGTTGGACAGCATGGACGCTGTGGACTTGGCCAGCTTTCCGCGGCGGGCCGTCACGGGGAGGGCCAAGGACACGTGCTGCTCGCCGGTCATCCGGTGCAGGTACAGGGACACTGCCGTCAGGATCAATGCAGGCGCACTCCCGGAAGCTGACAGGAGCGCGTCCACTGCGGATGGTGCAAGCGTTTGGGTTGACCGCAGCAGAGCCTCTGCCGTCCCGGAAGGGCGGCCCGCGAGCCCGGCCGGAGTGGCTTGTCCGTCCAGTTCAGCAGTCCAGTAGGCAGCGTCGGCTGCGGCCGCTGCGGAGTCCTGATAGCTGTGATCGTCCGCGATCAGTTCGTCCAGCGCGGCAAAATCGAGGCTGGCGTTCCCGCCGGCGTCATTGGCGGTGCCCATGGACTCGTAAACTGCGGCGACGCGTCGAAGTACCAGCACCGCGGAGTACCCATCCAGGAGCAGGTGGTGGACGCGCTGGTAGAAGAAATGACGGTCCTCGGAGAGCCGGATGACCTCCGTGTGGAGCAGCCCGCCGTCTTCCACGCTGCGGGCCTGCGCCATATCCGTGTCCATCAGATCGCGTGCAGTTTGTTCACGCGCTGATTCGCCGCCGCACCCGCTGAGGTCGGTGAACTGCACCTTCGCATCCATGGGCTTGGCGTACTGGAACGGGCCGTCGTCGTCCTCGCCGAACGCCAGGTTCAGCGCCGGAGTCTCTGAAACTGCCCGGGCCACGGCTGCTTCCAGGCGGGAAACATCCAAGGGCCCGGAGATTTCGATGAATTGCCCGATCTGGTACATGGGGCTGCTGTGCGCCAACTTCTGCGCGTACCAGATGCCCCGCTGCGCGGCAGATAAACCCATCCGGGCTGGTGCCTGGTGCGCCGGAGTGCCGGGCTGGTCAGGGGAGGCGGGGATAGGGAAGTTCATGATCCTTCTCTGCAGTGGGGGGAGGCGTGGAAAAGCAGCGGCAGCCCTGGGAATCAGGACTGCCGCGTCGTGAAGGTGGGGTTACTGGAACTGGCCGAGCTGAAGGGGGCCCAGCACATCTCCATCAATCAGGGGTCCATTGATGAGCGGACCGTTGATGAGGCCGCCGTTCAGAATGCCGCCGCTGAGGATGCCGCCACCCAGCAGGCCGTTAAGGATCCCGCCGTTCAGGGCGCTGGTGCTGGCGGGAGCAGCGGCAGTGGCTGCAGGTGCTGTTGTTGCTGCTTGTGCGGGGAGGGAAGCAAGGGTGAAGGCGGAGGCTGCAAGGACGGTTCCGACTGCGAAACGTGCGGCGTTCTTGGTGGGCTTGTTCACGGGATCTTCTCCAGTACATAGCTGACGTTGTCCGCGCGTCACGGGGTGACGCGCCATCAGTTATTCGGAGCTGCAGGTCGCGTGGATGGGGATCGTCTCTGGCCGGGGCCGGACACCGGAGCCCCGCAGGCTGGTTCCGCCCCGGGACATCAGGGCCTAGGCGTGCTGGTGGGATTCGTGTTCGGAGTGGCTGACGGGTTCCAACTGGAAGGTGCAGTGGTCCGTGTCGAAGTGCCGTCCCAGGCAGGAGCCGAGCTGGTCAAGGATGAGGTCTGCGCCCCGGGCGTTCAGGACGTCATCCTCCACCACCACATGCGCGGAAAACACGGGAACACCGGAGGTGATGGTCCAGATGTGGATGTCGTGGGCTTCCACCACGCCCTCAACGGAGATGATGTGTTCGCGGATCATGTTCACGTCCACGCCCTTGGGGGTGGCTTCCAGCAGCACGTCCACCACGTCCCGCAGGAGGTGCCAGGCCCGGGGGATGATCATCAGGGCGATCAGCACCGAGGCGATGGGGTCTGCGGCGTCAAAGCCGGTGGTCATGATCACGATCGCGGCCACAATCACCGCGATGGAGCCCAGAAGATCGCCCAGGACCTCAAGGTAGGCGCCGCGGACGTTGAGGCTCTCCTTCTGTGCTCCCTGCAGGATCAGCAAGGAGACCAGGTTGGCTACCGCACCCAGTATGGCCGCCCACAGCATCACGTCCGTGTGGATCTCCGTGGTCTGACCGAATCGGCGGATG includes:
- a CDS encoding cation diffusion facilitator family transporter; protein product: MGHDHNHSHGVTATGKHRKRLIAVLAITLGVVGIQVVGAVVSGSLALLADAGHMLSDAAGVFIALMAAWIATRPASDQRTYGYQRAEVLAALANALILIVIAVVIMIEAIRRFGQTTEIHTDVMLWAAILGAVANLVSLLILQGAQKESLNVRGAYLEVLGDLLGSIAVIVAAIVIMTTGFDAADPIASVLIALMIIPRAWHLLRDVVDVLLEATPKGVDVNMIREHIISVEGVVEAHDIHIWTITSGVPVFSAHVVVEDDVLNARGADLILDQLGSCLGRHFDTDHCTFQLEPVSHSEHESHQHA